Proteins found in one Acanthopagrus latus isolate v.2019 chromosome 3, fAcaLat1.1, whole genome shotgun sequence genomic segment:
- the rnf139 gene encoding E3 ubiquitin-protein ligase RNF139, whose translation MASTQARIGQQALAVLDVALRVPCIFIIDAIFNSYYDPGSGWAGAMGKVLVRVMGVLISSVVLLLSQKALFKFYTLFFAVLLGMAAVLFNYYATSHIDFYSAYYKAALGFRLMPRNGPTLWLGMAAVQLVFGVGYVFLLNLQSVFAALVVLDIMIPLWGLMIELPADVRQLVAVFSGLALALNTAVCLAMRLKWFYYSCRYVYLLIRHMYRIYGLQLLLEDTWKRIRFPDVLRVFWLTRVTAQALILVYVVRAVRRESGDATGGAADGNSDSQGYLLSWDVFWDLTSNLIISGCDSTLTVLGMSAVISSVAHYLGLSILAFIGSTEEEDKRLGFVAPVLFFILALQTGLSSLDPEERLVRLSRNMCLLLTAILHFIHGMTDPVLMSLSASHVSSVRRHLPVLLVSVALFVLPVVLSYALWHHYALNTWLFAVTAFCVELCLKVVVSLTVYGLFMADGFSNVLWEKLDDYVYYVRSTGNIIEFLFGVIMFGNGAYTMMFESGSKIRACMMCLHAYFNIYLQAKNGWKTFINRRTAVKKINSLPEMRGDQLRDIEDVCAICYQEFATSARITPCHHYFHALCLRKWLYIQDTCPMCHQRVYVEEESRDRAAFSNNNGGYAAPQDAAAAAPPAAGEEQHGQPVDELPADGAAAGVQAAGGAGELDNELLEDNDSIEYDEDEWGTQNGNSPIEEDYINDDTDSTED comes from the exons ATGGCGTCCACTCAAGCCCGTATAGGCCAGCAGGCCTTAGCGGTGCTGGATGTGGCTCTGCGAGTTCCCTGTATCTTTATTATCGACGCCATTTTTAACTCTTACTACGACCCTGGCTCGGGATGGGCCGGTGCGATGGGGAAGGTGCTGGTCAGAGTCATGG GTGTCCTCATCTCCAGCgtggtgctgctgctctcccagAAAGCCTTGTTCAAGTTCTACACCCTCTTCTTTGCCGTTCTCCTCGGCATGGCGGCGGTCCTCTTCAACTACTACGCCACCTCCCACATAGACTTTTACAGCGCCTACTACAAAGCGGCACTCGGGTTCAGGTTGATGCCCAGAAACGGGCCGACGCTGTGGCTGGGAATGGCCGCAGTCCAGCTTGTTTTTGGCGTGGGCTACGTCTTCCTGCTCAACCTCCAGTCGGTGTTCGCTGCTCTGGTGGTCCTGGACATCATGATCCCTCTGTGGGGGCTGATGATCGAGCTGCCGGCAGACGTCAGGCAGCTGGTGGCTGTGTTCTCGGGCCTGGCGCTGGCTCTCAACACGGCCGTGTGCCTGGCCATGAGGCTCAAATGGTTTTACTACTCATGTCGGTACGTCTACTTGCTCATACGGCACATGTACAGGATCTACGGgcttcagctgctgttggagGACACGTGGAAGAGGATCAGGTTCCCTGATGTGCTGCGGGTCTTCTGGCTGACCCGGGTCACAGCTCAGGCCCTGATCCTGGTCTATGTGGTGCGGGcggtgaggagggagagcggTGACGCCACAGGTGGTGCTGCAGACGGGAATTCTGACTCACAG GGTTACCTGCTGAGCTGGGACGTGTTCTGGGACCTCACCAGTAACCTCATCATCTCCGGCTGTGACTCCACGCTCACTGTTCTGGGGATGAGTGCCGTCATCTCCTCTGTTGCACACTACCTCGGCCTCAGCATCCTGGCCTTCATAG GTtcgacagaggaggaggacaagcgTTTAGGCTTCGTGGCTCCTGTTCTGTTCTTCATCCTGGCTCTGCAGACCGGCCTCAGCAGCCTGGACCCCGAGGAACGCCTG GTCCGCCTGAGTCGGAACATGTGCCTTCTGCTGACGGCCATCCTGCACTTCATCCACGGCATGACAGACCCTGTCCTGATGTCTCTAAGCGCCTCCCATGTCTCCTCTGTTCGCCGCCATTTGCCCGTCCTGCTGGTGTCCGTGGCGCTCTTCGTGCTCCCCGTGGTGCTCAGCTACGCCCTCTGGCATCACTACGCCCTCAACACCTGGCTCTTTGCTGTCACAGCCTTCTGCGTGGAGCTCTGCCTCAAG gtGGTGGTGTCGCTGACCGTCTACGGCCTCTTCATGGCAGACGGCTTCTCCAACGTCCTCTGGGAGAAGCTGGACGACTACGTCTACTACGTGCGCTCCACGGGCAACATCATCGAGTTCCTGTTCGGGGTCATCATGTTCGGAAACGGCGCCTACACCATGATGTTCGAGTCGGGCAGCAAGATCCGCGCCTGCATGATGTGCCTGCACGCTTACTTCAACATCTACCTGCAGGCCAAGAACGGCTGGAAGACCTTCATCAACCGCCGCACGGCCGTCAAGAAGATCAACTCCCTGCCGGAGATGCGCGGGGACCAGCTGAGGGACATCGAGGACGTGTGCGCCATCTGTTACCAGGAGTTCGCCACCTCAGCCCGCATCACGCCCTGCCACCACTACTTCCACGCGCTGTGCCTGAGGAAGTGGCTCTACATCCAGGACACGTGCCCAATGTGCCATCAGAGAGTATacgtggaggaggagagccgcGACAGAGCCGCCTTTTCTAACAACAACGGGGGCTACGCAGCGCCGCAGGACGCCGCTGCCGCAGCCCCGCCAGCTGCAGGGGAGGAGCAGCACGGACAGCCGGTCGATGAGCTGCCAGCTGACGGAGCGGCGGCCGGCGtccaggctgcaggaggagcaggggagcTCGACAacgagctgctggaggacaacGACAGCATAGAGTACGACGAGGACGAGTGGGGGACTCAAAACGGCAACTCGCCGATAGAAGAAGACTATATTAATGACGACACAGACTCCACAGAGGACTGA